Proteins co-encoded in one Cucurbita pepo subsp. pepo cultivar mu-cu-16 chromosome LG15, ASM280686v2, whole genome shotgun sequence genomic window:
- the LOC111811570 gene encoding calmodulin-interacting protein 111 isoform X1, giving the protein MPSKGKKNSKTLSRLSNSNHSQSPVSRLAIPPASEVCEDDFLSSIEEASSKYPSLIGKSAFVGRVTNASVQSTGCKVWVSESSMVSSSFTQGAIVSIALSSVGDNSSKGFPLSSLADECGRHFGVDYGDSLNHEAGNYFVLARIFSSSKELNDGVQLSTTLSFTLGCPTIGRVVFIFPLKTHVCNDALNENGKLKSTEVESLGIYNCKELFLELVSSTNVSKKDSLFSSSTIYSRKVHGHSENGNLASPSTMLSTSPKCDDAVSNLLVERPCAHSLIKEALGDDSVRKTLQTIASNELYKRCLLRGNLVTFPVLSDLCTFHVRGGKGLSGYDDSHDSMHSGSDSMHSGSDDHFQHFSSNEYVDYVFSIDQLTKVFINVQSTTVSETVQERVSSKVDPQNLNMRAKVKPKVWKLGGLSKEYSVLKDIIIASSLNNTVSSLGLRTTKGVLLHGPPGTGKTSLAQLSAHDAGVNLFYLNGPEIISQYHGESEQALHGVFEEASQAAPAVILIDELDAIAPARKDGGEELSQRIVATLLNLMDGINRSGGPLVIASTNRPDSIEPALRRPGRLDREIEIGVPSPNQRLDILHTILSEMEHSLSVAQVQHLAMVTHGFVGADLAALCNEAALICIRQYHEFKVSTDFVSSGRSVIAEEQHMVTKVDNEADVDHRISESVLSKDARSISGICSNSAPLSFSEDTLTSESLACVSSNEVVADSEDIFNSSEIKCRLKIAFEDFEMARMKVRPSAMREVILEVPKVKWEDIGGQGEVKVQLMEAVEWPQKHQDAFKRIGTRPPTGVLMFGPPGCSKTLMARAVASEAGLNFLAVKGPELFSKWVGESEKAVRSLFAKARANAPSIIFFDEIDGLAVIRGKESDGVSVSDRVMSQLLVELDGLHQRVGVTVIAATNRPDKIDPALLRPGRFDRLLYVGPPNESEREEIFRIHLCKVPCSPDVSTRKLASLTPGCTGADISLICREAALFALEENLEASKINMQHLETAAGHVKPSETEPYRELSSRFERLVCSSSQEDNVVCQLSGSNWFSICRPLVKSAALLFSRFPAWVHHTLEGFK; this is encoded by the exons ATGCCGTCAAAGGGAAAGAAGAACTCAAAGACACTCTCTAGATTATCAAACTCGAACCACTCTCAATCTCCAGTGTCACGATTGGCAATACCTCCTGCCTCTGAAGtttgtgaagatgattttctttcctctattGAAGAAGCTTCAAGTAAATATCCTTCTTTGATAGGTAAATCTGCTTTTGTTGGAAGAGTTACTAATGCTTCAGTTCAATCTACTGGCTGCAAAGTTTGGGTTTCTGAATCTTCTATGGTTTCTTCTAGCTTCACCCAAGGGGCTATTGTCTCG ATAGCACTTAGTTCCGTGGGAGATAACAGTTCCAAAGGCTTTCCTCTTTCCTCGTTAGCAGATGAATGTGGTAGGCACTTTGGGGTTGATTATGGAGATTCATTAAACCATGAAGCGGGAAATTACTTTGTTCTTGCGAGAATTTTCTCTTCTAGTAAG GAGTTAAATGATGGAGTGCAATTATCAACAACCCTGTCGTTTACCTTGGGTTGCCCTACAATTGGTCGTGTTGTGTTTATCTTCCCGTTAAAGACCCATGTATGCAATGATGcattaaatgaaaatgggaaattGAAAAGCACAGAAGTTGAATCTCTGGGAATATACAATTGTAAGGAACTGTTCCTGGAGCTAgtttcttcaaccaatgtaTCAAAAAAAGACAGCTTATTCTCTTCCTCAACTATTTATTCAAGGAAGGTTCATGGTCATAGTGAAAATGGTAATTTAGCATCCCCAAGCACCATGCTGTCTACATCTCCTAAATGTGATGATGCAGTATCAAATTTACTTGTAGAGAGGCCATGCGCTCATTCACTTATTAAGGAGGCCTTAGGAGATGATAGTGTTAGAAAAACTCTACAGACGATTGCTTCCAATGAGTTGTATAAACGTTGTTTGCTGCGGGGTAATCTTGTAACTTTCCCAGTACTTTCAGATCTTTGTACATTCCATGTGAGGGGTGGTAAAGGACTGTCAGGATATGATGACTCGCACGATTCTATGCACAGTGGAAGCGACTCTATGCACAGTGGAAGCGACGatcattttcaacatttttcatcAAATGAATATGTGGATTATGTTTTCAGTATAGACCAGTTGACAAAAGTATTTATAAATGTTCAATCAACTACAGTCTCAGAGACAGTGCAAGAAAGAGTTTCATCAAAAGTGGATCCTCAAAATCTAAATATGAGAGCTAAAGTAAAGCCTAAAGTTTGGAAATTGGGTGGTCTTTCTAAAGAATATTCAGTTTTGAAGGACATCATAATTGCCTCATCATTAAATAACACCGTGTCAAG CCTTGGTTTACGAAccacaaagggtgtacttctTCATGGTCCTCCTGGTACGGGAAAAACTTCTTTGGCTCAATTATCTGCTCATGACGCTGGTGTCAACTTATTCTATTTGAATGGACCTGAAATTATAAGTCAATATCATGGGGAAAGTGAACAGGCCTTGCATGGTGTTTTTGAGGAGGCAAGCCAAGCTGCGCCTGCTGTG ATATTAATTGATGAGTTGGATGCTATTGCGCCTGCAAGAAAAGATGGAGGTGAAGAGCTGTCTCAAAGAATTGTTGCTACTTTGCTTAATCTAATGGATGGGATCAACCGAAGTGGTGGGCCACTTGTAATTGCTTCTACCAACAGGCCTGATAGCATTGAGCCTGCACTAAGGCGGCCTGGGAGACTTGACCGGGAAATTGAAATAG GTGTGCCATCTCCCAATCAACGGTTAGATATTCTACACACAATACTAAGTGAAATGGAGCACTCTCTTTCAGTGGCGCAAGTTCAACATCTAGCTATGGTTACACATGGATTTGTGGGTGCCGATTTGGCTGCCCTTTGCAATGAGGCTGCCTTAATCTGTATAAGGCAATATCATGAGTTTAAAGTTTCTACTGATTTCGTTAGTTCTGGTAGATCTGTTATAGCAGAGGAACAACATATGGTTACTAAGGTGGATAACGAAGCCGATGTCGATCATAGGATTTCGGAATCTGTTCTCTCAAAAGATGCAAGAAGTATATCAGGCATATGCTCAAACTCAGCGCCTTTATCATTTTCTGAAGATACTCTTACATCTGAGTCTTTAGCATGTGTGTCCTCGAATGAAGTGGTTGCTGATAGTGAGGATATTTTTAACTCTTCTGAAATCAAGTGTAGATTGAAGATTGCTTTTGAAGACTTTGAGATGGCTAGAATGAAAGTGCGGCCTAGTGCCATGCGAGAG GTCATACTTGAGGTTCCAAAGGTAAAATGGGAAGATATTGGTGGACAAGGGGAGGTTAAGGTTCAATTGATGGAAGCAGTGGAATGGCCTCAAAAACATCAGGATGCATTCAAGCGAATAGGGACTCGACCTCCAACAGGAGTGTTAATGTTTGGTCCTCCTGGATGTAGCAAAACCCTAATGGCACGTGCCGTAGCTTCTGAAGCAGGACTAAATTTCCTTGCAGTAAAGGGCCCAGAACTTTTCAGTAAATGGGTTGGTGAATCTGAGAAAGCTGTTAGATCTCTATTTGCGAAGGCAAGAGCTAATGCCCcatcaatcattttttttgatgaaattgatgGTCTTGCTGTCATTCGTGGGAAGGAAAGTGATGGGGTTTCTGTCTCTGATAGAGTTATGAGTCAACTTCTTGTTGAATTGGATG gTTTACATCAGAGAGTTGGTGTCACTGTCATTGCTGCTACTAATCGGCCAGATAAGATTGATCCAGCCCTTCTAAGGCCAG GACGTTTTGATCGGTTGCTATATGTTGGGCCTCCAAATGAATCCGAACGAGAAGAGATATTTCGTATCCATTTGTGCAAAGTTCCTTGCAGCCCAGATGTCAGCACAAGGAAGTTGGCTTCTCTTACCCCAGGGTGTACAGGGGCTGACATATCATTAATTTGCAGAGAAGCAGCCTTATTTGCCCTTGAG gAAAACCTTGAGGcctcaaaaataaatatgcaaCATTTAGAAACTGCAGCTGGACATGTGAAGCCATCTGAAACTGAACCTTATCGAGAATTATCATCTAGGTTTGAAAGGCTTGTTTGTTCTAGCTCACAAGAAGACAATGTTGTATGTCAGCTATCAGGATCTAACTGGTTTTCGATATG CAGGCCCCTCGTGAAATCTGCTGCGTTACTTTTTTCTCGGTTTCCAGCTTGGGTTCATCATACGCTTGAAGGCTTCAAATGA
- the LOC111811570 gene encoding calmodulin-interacting protein 111 isoform X2 — protein sequence MPSKGKKNSKTLSRLSNSNHSQSPVSRLAIPPASEVCEDDFLSSIEEASSKYPSLIGKSAFVGRVTNASVQSTGCKVWVSESSMVSSSFTQGAIVSIALSSVGDNSSKGFPLSSLADECGRHFGVDYGDSLNHEAGNYFVLARIFSSSKELNDGVQLSTTLSFTLGCPTIGRVVFIFPLKTHVCNDALNENGKLKSTEVESLGIYNCKELFLELVSSTNVSKKDSLFSSSTIYSRKVHGHSENGNLASPSTMLSTSPKCDDAVSNLLVERPCAHSLIKEALGDDSVRKTLQTIASNELYKRCLLRGNLVTFPVLSDLCTFHVRGGKGLSGYDDSHDSMHSGSDSMHSGSDDHFQHFSSNEYVDYVFSIDQLTKVFINVQSTTVSETVQERVSSKVDPQNLNMRAKVKPKVWKLGGLSKEYSVLKDIIIASSLNNTVSSLGLRTTKGVLLHGPPGTGKTSLAQLSAHDAGVNLFYLNGPEIISQYHGESEQALHGVFEEASQAAPAVILIDELDAIAPARKDGGEELSQRIVATLLNLMDGINRSGGPLVIASTNRPDSIEPALRRPGRLDREIEIGVPSPNQRLDILHTILSEMEHSLSVAQVQHLAMVTHGFVGADLAALCNEAALICIRQYHEFKVSTDFVSSGRSVIAEEQHMVTKVDNEADVDHRISESVLSKDARSISGICSNSAPLSFSEDTLTSESLACVSSNEVVADSEDIFNSSEIKCRLKIAFEDFEMARMKVRPSAMREVILEVPKVKWEDIGGQGEVKVQLMEAVEWPQKHQDAFKRIGTRPPTGVLMFGPPGCSKTLMARAVASEAGLNFLAVKGPELFSKWVGESEKAVRSLFAKARANAPSIIFFDEIDGLAVIRGKESDGVSVSDRVMSQLLVELDGLHQRVGVTVIAATNRPDKIDPALLRPGRFDRLLYVGPPNESEREEIFRIHLCKVPCSPDVSTRKLASLTPGCTGADISLICREAALFALEENLEASKINMQHLETAAGHVKPSETEPYRELSSRFERLVCSSSQEDNVVCQLSGSNWFSIWPLVKSAALLFSRFPAWVHHTLEGFK from the exons ATGCCGTCAAAGGGAAAGAAGAACTCAAAGACACTCTCTAGATTATCAAACTCGAACCACTCTCAATCTCCAGTGTCACGATTGGCAATACCTCCTGCCTCTGAAGtttgtgaagatgattttctttcctctattGAAGAAGCTTCAAGTAAATATCCTTCTTTGATAGGTAAATCTGCTTTTGTTGGAAGAGTTACTAATGCTTCAGTTCAATCTACTGGCTGCAAAGTTTGGGTTTCTGAATCTTCTATGGTTTCTTCTAGCTTCACCCAAGGGGCTATTGTCTCG ATAGCACTTAGTTCCGTGGGAGATAACAGTTCCAAAGGCTTTCCTCTTTCCTCGTTAGCAGATGAATGTGGTAGGCACTTTGGGGTTGATTATGGAGATTCATTAAACCATGAAGCGGGAAATTACTTTGTTCTTGCGAGAATTTTCTCTTCTAGTAAG GAGTTAAATGATGGAGTGCAATTATCAACAACCCTGTCGTTTACCTTGGGTTGCCCTACAATTGGTCGTGTTGTGTTTATCTTCCCGTTAAAGACCCATGTATGCAATGATGcattaaatgaaaatgggaaattGAAAAGCACAGAAGTTGAATCTCTGGGAATATACAATTGTAAGGAACTGTTCCTGGAGCTAgtttcttcaaccaatgtaTCAAAAAAAGACAGCTTATTCTCTTCCTCAACTATTTATTCAAGGAAGGTTCATGGTCATAGTGAAAATGGTAATTTAGCATCCCCAAGCACCATGCTGTCTACATCTCCTAAATGTGATGATGCAGTATCAAATTTACTTGTAGAGAGGCCATGCGCTCATTCACTTATTAAGGAGGCCTTAGGAGATGATAGTGTTAGAAAAACTCTACAGACGATTGCTTCCAATGAGTTGTATAAACGTTGTTTGCTGCGGGGTAATCTTGTAACTTTCCCAGTACTTTCAGATCTTTGTACATTCCATGTGAGGGGTGGTAAAGGACTGTCAGGATATGATGACTCGCACGATTCTATGCACAGTGGAAGCGACTCTATGCACAGTGGAAGCGACGatcattttcaacatttttcatcAAATGAATATGTGGATTATGTTTTCAGTATAGACCAGTTGACAAAAGTATTTATAAATGTTCAATCAACTACAGTCTCAGAGACAGTGCAAGAAAGAGTTTCATCAAAAGTGGATCCTCAAAATCTAAATATGAGAGCTAAAGTAAAGCCTAAAGTTTGGAAATTGGGTGGTCTTTCTAAAGAATATTCAGTTTTGAAGGACATCATAATTGCCTCATCATTAAATAACACCGTGTCAAG CCTTGGTTTACGAAccacaaagggtgtacttctTCATGGTCCTCCTGGTACGGGAAAAACTTCTTTGGCTCAATTATCTGCTCATGACGCTGGTGTCAACTTATTCTATTTGAATGGACCTGAAATTATAAGTCAATATCATGGGGAAAGTGAACAGGCCTTGCATGGTGTTTTTGAGGAGGCAAGCCAAGCTGCGCCTGCTGTG ATATTAATTGATGAGTTGGATGCTATTGCGCCTGCAAGAAAAGATGGAGGTGAAGAGCTGTCTCAAAGAATTGTTGCTACTTTGCTTAATCTAATGGATGGGATCAACCGAAGTGGTGGGCCACTTGTAATTGCTTCTACCAACAGGCCTGATAGCATTGAGCCTGCACTAAGGCGGCCTGGGAGACTTGACCGGGAAATTGAAATAG GTGTGCCATCTCCCAATCAACGGTTAGATATTCTACACACAATACTAAGTGAAATGGAGCACTCTCTTTCAGTGGCGCAAGTTCAACATCTAGCTATGGTTACACATGGATTTGTGGGTGCCGATTTGGCTGCCCTTTGCAATGAGGCTGCCTTAATCTGTATAAGGCAATATCATGAGTTTAAAGTTTCTACTGATTTCGTTAGTTCTGGTAGATCTGTTATAGCAGAGGAACAACATATGGTTACTAAGGTGGATAACGAAGCCGATGTCGATCATAGGATTTCGGAATCTGTTCTCTCAAAAGATGCAAGAAGTATATCAGGCATATGCTCAAACTCAGCGCCTTTATCATTTTCTGAAGATACTCTTACATCTGAGTCTTTAGCATGTGTGTCCTCGAATGAAGTGGTTGCTGATAGTGAGGATATTTTTAACTCTTCTGAAATCAAGTGTAGATTGAAGATTGCTTTTGAAGACTTTGAGATGGCTAGAATGAAAGTGCGGCCTAGTGCCATGCGAGAG GTCATACTTGAGGTTCCAAAGGTAAAATGGGAAGATATTGGTGGACAAGGGGAGGTTAAGGTTCAATTGATGGAAGCAGTGGAATGGCCTCAAAAACATCAGGATGCATTCAAGCGAATAGGGACTCGACCTCCAACAGGAGTGTTAATGTTTGGTCCTCCTGGATGTAGCAAAACCCTAATGGCACGTGCCGTAGCTTCTGAAGCAGGACTAAATTTCCTTGCAGTAAAGGGCCCAGAACTTTTCAGTAAATGGGTTGGTGAATCTGAGAAAGCTGTTAGATCTCTATTTGCGAAGGCAAGAGCTAATGCCCcatcaatcattttttttgatgaaattgatgGTCTTGCTGTCATTCGTGGGAAGGAAAGTGATGGGGTTTCTGTCTCTGATAGAGTTATGAGTCAACTTCTTGTTGAATTGGATG gTTTACATCAGAGAGTTGGTGTCACTGTCATTGCTGCTACTAATCGGCCAGATAAGATTGATCCAGCCCTTCTAAGGCCAG GACGTTTTGATCGGTTGCTATATGTTGGGCCTCCAAATGAATCCGAACGAGAAGAGATATTTCGTATCCATTTGTGCAAAGTTCCTTGCAGCCCAGATGTCAGCACAAGGAAGTTGGCTTCTCTTACCCCAGGGTGTACAGGGGCTGACATATCATTAATTTGCAGAGAAGCAGCCTTATTTGCCCTTGAG gAAAACCTTGAGGcctcaaaaataaatatgcaaCATTTAGAAACTGCAGCTGGACATGTGAAGCCATCTGAAACTGAACCTTATCGAGAATTATCATCTAGGTTTGAAAGGCTTGTTTGTTCTAGCTCACAAGAAGACAATGTTGTATGTCAGCTATCAGGATCTAACTGGTTTTCGATATG GCCCCTCGTGAAATCTGCTGCGTTACTTTTTTCTCGGTTTCCAGCTTGGGTTCATCATACGCTTGAAGGCTTCAAATGA
- the LOC111776372 gene encoding peptidyl-prolyl cis-trans isomerase FKBP12: protein MGVEKEVLRSGTGPKPVPGQLVTVHCTGFGKNGNLSEKFWSTKDPGQKPFSFKIGQGSVIKGWDEGVLGMQLGEVARLRCSPDYAYGASGFPAWGIQPNSVLVFEIEVLSAQ, encoded by the exons ATGGGAGTGGAGAAGGAGGTGCTGAGATCTGGAACCGGTCCCAAACCCGTCCCAGGACAGTTGGTCACTGTCCACTGCACCGGATTCG GGAAAAATGGCAACTTGTCTGAGAAGTTTTGGAG CACAAAGGACCCTGGACAGAAGCCTTTCTCATTCAAAATCGGTCAAGGCTCAGTTATAAAAG GATGGGATGAAGGTGTGCTTGGCATGCAACTGGGAGAAGTTGCTCGTCTCCgg TGCTCCCCAGACTATGCTTACGGCGCCAGTGGGTTCCCTGCATGGGGCATACAACCAAATTCAGTGTTGGTCTTTGAAATTGAAGTTCTGAGTGCTCAGTAA
- the LOC111776493 gene encoding MADS-box protein JOINTLESS-like, producing MTRKKIQIKKIDNIAARQVAFSKRRKGLFKKAKELAILCDAEIGLLVFSASGKLFDYASSSMQALLEKHSSVHSENLPNLNEPSVEFQLESNIRAKLNDEVEKKRHELRQMKGEELQGLGLEELKKLEKSLLGGLSRVAEMMDGRNAELICDIGRKVDLLIEENQRLNQLEVEKMAYQTHNMQGHSSESIVNNSQDYDSSDTSLKLGLSFLEH from the exons ATGACGAGGAAGAAAATTCAGATCAAGAAGATCGACAACATAGCAGCAAGACAAGTAGCATTTTCAAAGAGGAGAAAAGGGCTTTTCAAGAAGGCTAAAGAACTTGCAATTCTTTGTGATGCTGAAATTGGCcttcttgttttttctgcttctGGCAAGCTCTTTGACTACGCAAGTTcaag TATGCAGGCGCTGCTTGAGAAGCATAGCAGTGTCCATTCTGAGAACCTTCCAAATTTGAATGAACCATCAGTGGAGTTTCAG CTAGAGAGTAATATCCGAGCCAAGTTGAACGACGAAGTCGAGAAAAAGAGGCACGAACTAAG GCAAATGAAGGGAGAGGAGCTTCAAGGATTAGGGCTTGAAGAGCTgaagaaattagagaaatCTCTTCTTGGAGGACTCAGCCGTGTTGCAGAAATGATG GATGGAAGAAATGCTGAATTGATCTGTGATATTGGAAGGAAG GTTGATTTGCTGatagaagaaaatcaaagattGAACCAACTT GAGGTGGAGAAAATGGCATACCAAACACACAACATGCAAGGCCATTCTTCTGAATCAATAGTCAATAATTCTCAAGATTATGATAGCTCTGATACATCTCTCAAACTGGG ATTGTCATTTCTTGAGCATTGA